Below is a genomic region from Cicer arietinum cultivar CDC Frontier isolate Library 1 unplaced genomic scaffold, Cicar.CDCFrontier_v2.0 Ca_scaffold_5278_v2.0, whole genome shotgun sequence.
ATCACCAAGCGTCCCCAGACTCCTTTTCCTGTGAAATTATTCCTGCCAACAGTGATGATTTACAGAATGTCCGTGTTGATGAGTCTTCTCCTCTTATAAATGGAGATCAACCACAATGCCGGATATGCCTTGATCTTGGAGGTCTATATACATACATGCATACACACATATAATTGACtgtcaatacaatataatatctaTCAGTACTGTAGCTCAGGCATCTGAAAGCTGTTAACTTACTGACCTTTAAATGAATTCTTTTAGGAGAAGATTTAATTGCCCCTTGCCATTGTAAAGGTACGCAAAAATATGTCCACAGGTC
It encodes:
- the LOC101495229 gene encoding ERAD-associated E3 ubiquitin-protein ligase DOA10-like, with product MQLASNSDKDECSECEPILNHQASPDSFSCEIIPANSDDLQNVRVDESSPLINGDQPQCRICLDLGGEDLIAPCHCKGTQKYVHRSCLDNWRSTK